In a genomic window of Rhinoraja longicauda isolate Sanriku21f chromosome 23, sRhiLon1.1, whole genome shotgun sequence:
- the elk3 gene encoding ETS domain-containing protein Elk-3, producing MESAITLWQFLLQLLLDQKHKHLICWTSNDGEFKLLKAEEVAKLWGLRKNKTNMNYDKLSRALRYYYDKNIIKKVIGQKFVYKFVSFPDILKMDPLAVDSGREHILLQDREGEVGSTGEGGEQQQVTLSSSRSPSRNDYIHSGLYTSFTINSLQSRSNFFKAIKMEKPEERVVRKPVPGDEVRTVIRFVANKNERSAAVSLPPVTVGLAHSPSPETVVSPAFFTAVSSKAASLSSAMVSPCAALPPEYQEACIIELDASDCEQATQPLNLSAGPKTKSPCLADQRHSHLPKTKKPKGLEISAPSLIVTNTDFSSIALNSPALPSGSLTPFFTAQTPSGILLTPSPLLSSIHFWSTLSPVAPLSPARLQGPGSLFQFPSLVNGHMPIPMPSLDGISPLLLSSNTQKS from the exons ATGGAGAGTGCCATCACCCTCTGGCAGTTCCTGCTGCAGCTGCTGCTCGACCAAAAGCACAAGCACCTCATCTGCTGGACATCGAACGACGGCGAGTTCAAGCTGCTGAAGGCAGAGGAGGTGGCCAAGCTGTGGGGGCTGCGGAAGAACAAGACCAATATGAATTATGACAAGCTGAGCCGTGCACTGCGATACTATTACGATAAG AATATTATTAAGAAGGTGATCGGGCAGAAGTTTGTTTACAAGTTTGTCTCGTTTCCGGATATTTTAAAGATGGACCCACTTGCTGTGGACTCTGGCCGGGAGCACATTCTGCTGCAGGACAGGGAGGGTGAGGTGGGGTCCactggtgagggaggggagcagcaGCAGGTGACATTGAGCAGCAGCCGGAGCCCCAGCCGCAATGACTACATCCACTCGGGCCTGTACACCTCCTTCACCATCAACTCCCTGCAGAGCCGCTCCAACTTCTTCAAGGCCATCAAGATGGAGAAGCCcgaggagagggtggtgagaaAGCCAGTGCCGGGCGATGAGGTGCGGACTGTCATCAGATTCGTAGCGAACAAGAACGAGAGGTCGGCTGCCGTGTCGCTGCCGCCGGTCACGGTCGGGCTGGCGCACTCCCCGTCGCCCGAGACCGTGGTGTCGCCAGCGTTCTTCACGGCCGTCTCATCAAAGGCGGCGTCCCTCAGCTCGGCCATGGTGTCTCCGTGTGCGGCCTTGCCGCCAGAGTACCAGGAGGCCTGCATTATTGAACTGGATGCCAGTGACTGTgaacaggccactcagcccctgaACCTGTCCGCAGGCCCCAAGACCAAATCCCCCTGCCTCGCAGACCAGAGGCACAGCCACCTACCAAAGACTAAGAAGCCCAAAGGCCTGGAGATCTCAGCACCTTCTTTAATCGTAACTAACACAGACTTCAGCTCCATCGCCCTCAACAGCCCAGCACTTCCATCAGGATCTCTCACTCCCTTTTTCACCGCACAG ACGCCGAGTGGGATTCTGTTGACACCAAGCCCCTTACTCTCCAGTATTCATTTTTGGAGTACACTAAGTCCAGTGGCTCCCTTGAGTCCTGCCAGACTACAGGGACCAGGCTCCTTATTTCAG TTCCCAAGCTTGGTTAATGGACACATGCCGATTCCAATGCCCAGTTTGGATGGAATTTCTCCTTTGCTGCTTTCGTCAAACACCCAGAAATCATGA